The sequence below is a genomic window from Pseudomonas cannabina.
GGTGGTCGCCAAGACCATTCAGGCGCAGACCCAACTGGTCACCCAGTTGCAGAGTCGCAGTGTCAGCCGTATCTACGAGTGCATCGTGATCGGCGTCGTGACCGCAGGCGGCAAGATCGACGCGCCGATCGGTCGTCACGGCCAGCAGCGTCAGCGCATGGCGGTCATGGAAGGTGGCAAGCAGGCGGTCAGTCATTACCGCGTGCTGGAGCGCTTCCGTTCGCACACGCATGTGCGGGTCAAGCTGGAAACCGGCCGCACGCATCAGATTCGCGTGCACATGGCGCACATCAACTACCCGTTGGTCGGCGATCCGGCCTACGGTGGTCGTTTCCGCATTCCGCCAGCCGCCAGCCTGACCATGGTCGACTCGCTCAAGACCTTCCCGCGTCAGGCGCTGCATGCACGTTTTCTGGAACTCGATCATCCGATCACCGGCAAACGCATGAGCTGGGAATCGCCACTGCCGGATGATTTCGTCTGGTTGCTGTCGTTGCTCAAGCAGGATCGCGAGGCGTTCATCGGGTGAATGACTGGCTGATACCTGACTGGCCCGCGCCAGCGCAGATCAAGTCGT
It includes:
- the rluD gene encoding 23S rRNA pseudouridine(1911/1915/1917) synthase RluD: MSENIELRAEVPSELGGQRLDQVAAQLFAEHSRSRLSAWIKDGRLTVDGGVLRPRDIVHGGAVLELIAEQEAQGEWVAQDIELDIIYEDDQILVINKPAGLVVHPAAGHADGTLLNALLHHVPDIINVPRAGIVHRLDKDTTGLMVVAKTIQAQTQLVTQLQSRSVSRIYECIVIGVVTAGGKIDAPIGRHGQQRQRMAVMEGGKQAVSHYRVLERFRSHTHVRVKLETGRTHQIRVHMAHINYPLVGDPAYGGRFRIPPAASLTMVDSLKTFPRQALHARFLELDHPITGKRMSWESPLPDDFVWLLSLLKQDREAFIG